From a single Dysidea avara chromosome 14, odDysAvar1.4, whole genome shotgun sequence genomic region:
- the LOC136244116 gene encoding zinc finger BED domain-containing protein 4-like translates to MVLTLTQLDIANNVIDILSPVEEITRTISEDKACISVIIPMVRVLRKTLEQSGEDRGVHSMKSAMLESLQKRFYDIEETDFLVLSTMLDPRYKDKFFSSTNSHESAKDLLEDVYKFQTCESDVQEPAPKRPATDNENTSALTEIDKYLFEPLIDLKKADPYNQKYLSAPPTSVPSEQLFSGAGAIYDDKRSCLKPEFVEDLLLIKYNFPTVGNCYQV, encoded by the exons ATGGTTCTTACATTAACCCAGTTAGATATAGCCAACAATGTTATAGATATTTTATCACCAGTAGAAGAAATTACCCGAACCATTTCAGAAGACAAGGCATGTATATCTGTCATTATCCCTATGGTTAGGGTGTTAAGAAAGACACTTGAACAATCTGGCGAAGACAGAGGTGTACATTCCATGAAGTCTGCAATGCTAGAGTCATTACAGAAGAGGTTTTATGACATTGAAGAGACAGATTTTCTGGTATTATCCACTATGTTAGATCCTCGATATAAGGACAAATTTTTTAGTTCAACAAATTCTCATGAAAGTGCTAAGGACCTACTTGAAGATGTTTACAAATTCCAAACTTGTGAAAGTGATGTGCAAGAGCCAGCTCCAAAAAGACCTGCTACTGATAATGAAA ATACAAGTGCACTTACTGAAATTGATAAATATCTTTTTGAACCATTGATTGATTTAAAGAAGGCAGATCCATACAA CCAGAAATATCTCAGTGCTCCACCCACAAGTGTCCCCTCAGAACAATTGTTTTCAGGAGCAGGTGCCATTTATGATGACAAACGAAGTTGTCTAAAGCCAGAGTTTGTGGAAGATTTGCTGTTGATAAAGTACAACTTTCCCACTGTTGGTAACTGTTATCAGGTTTAG